From Dermochelys coriacea isolate rDerCor1 chromosome 8, rDerCor1.pri.v4, whole genome shotgun sequence, the proteins below share one genomic window:
- the CLTB gene encoding clathrin light chain B isoform X2, translated as MADDFGFFSSSESGAPDEDPAAAFLAQQESEIAGIENDEGFGAADGGPGQAPDMGADFEDVGATVNGDAFQESNGPTDGYAAIARADRLTQEPESIRKWREEQKKRLQELDAASKVMEQEWREKAKKDLEEWNVRQNEQMEKNRVNNRASEEAFLKESKEENPGTEWEKVAQLCDFNPKSSKQWKDVSRMRSVLISLKQTPLSR; from the exons ATGGCCGACGACTTCGGCTTCTTCTCGTCGTCGGAGAGCGGCGCCCCGGACGAGGACCCCGCCGCCGCCTTCCTggcccagcaggagagcgagATCGCCGGCATCGAGAACGACGAGGGCTTCGGGGCGGCCGACGGGGGCCCGGGGCAGGCCCCGGACATGGGGG CTGATTTTGAGGACGTGGGGGCCACTGTGAATGGAGATGCCTTTCAG GAATCCAACGGCCCCACGGACGGCTACGCGGCCATCGCCCGGGCTGACAGGCTGACCCAGGAGCCCGAGAGCATCCGCAAATGGCGGGAGGAGCAAAAGAAACGGTTGCAGGAGCTGG ATGCTGCTTCGAAGGTGATGGAGCAGGAATGGCGCGAAAAGGCCAAGAAGGACCTGGAGGAGTGGAACGTGCGTCAGAACGAGCAGATGGAGAAGAACCGAGTTAACAACAG GGCCTCGGAGGAAGCCTTCCTGAAGGAGTCCAAGGAAGAAAACCCCGGCACGGAGTGGGAGAAGGTGGCCCAGCTGTGTGACTTCAACCCCAAGAGCAGCAAGCAATGGAAGGACGTGTCGAGGATGCGCTCGGTGCTCATCTCCCTCAAACAGACACCCCTGTCCCGCTAG
- the CLTB gene encoding clathrin light chain B isoform X1 gives MADDFGFFSSSESGAPDEDPAAAFLAQQESEIAGIENDEGFGAADGGPGQAPDMGADFEDVGATVNGDAFQESNGPTDGYAAIARADRLTQEPESIRKWREEQKKRLQELDAASKVMEQEWREKAKKDLEEWNVRQNEQMEKNRVNNRIADKAFYQQPDADVIGYVASEEAFLKESKEENPGTEWEKVAQLCDFNPKSSKQWKDVSRMRSVLISLKQTPLSR, from the exons ATGGCCGACGACTTCGGCTTCTTCTCGTCGTCGGAGAGCGGCGCCCCGGACGAGGACCCCGCCGCCGCCTTCCTggcccagcaggagagcgagATCGCCGGCATCGAGAACGACGAGGGCTTCGGGGCGGCCGACGGGGGCCCGGGGCAGGCCCCGGACATGGGGG CTGATTTTGAGGACGTGGGGGCCACTGTGAATGGAGATGCCTTTCAG GAATCCAACGGCCCCACGGACGGCTACGCGGCCATCGCCCGGGCTGACAGGCTGACCCAGGAGCCCGAGAGCATCCGCAAATGGCGGGAGGAGCAAAAGAAACGGTTGCAGGAGCTGG ATGCTGCTTCGAAGGTGATGGAGCAGGAATGGCGCGAAAAGGCCAAGAAGGACCTGGAGGAGTGGAACGTGCGTCAGAACGAGCAGATGGAGAAGAACCGAGTTAACAACAG GATTGCTGACAAAGCATTTTACCAGCAGCCGGACGCCGACGTGATCGGCTATGT GGCCTCGGAGGAAGCCTTCCTGAAGGAGTCCAAGGAAGAAAACCCCGGCACGGAGTGGGAGAAGGTGGCCCAGCTGTGTGACTTCAACCCCAAGAGCAGCAAGCAATGGAAGGACGTGTCGAGGATGCGCTCGGTGCTCATCTCCCTCAAACAGACACCCCTGTCCCGCTAG
- the HIGD2A gene encoding HIG1 domain family member 2A, mitochondrial, whose amino-acid sequence MCSPTAAIDLRWLRRVPGSHLRVLLAGVVTMAQSSPPPFDPSSPPLIEGFVPTPLHREGFRDKFLRKTRENPLVPIGCLSTAGALTYGLICFQKGNTRQSQLMMRARVLAQGFTIAAIMVGVVATAMKAQK is encoded by the exons ATGTGTAGTCCCACGGCTGCCATTGACTTACGGTGGCTGAGGAGGGTCCCGGGCAGTCACCTTCGTGTGCTGCTCGCGGGAGTGGTGACCATGGCTCAGAGCTCCCCGCCGCCCTTtgaccccagcagccccccccttATCGAGGGCTTCgtccccacccccctgcatcGGGAGGGGTTCCGGGACAAGTTCCTGCGCAAGACCCGCGAGAACCCGCTGGTGCCTATCG GCTGCCTCTCCACTGCAGGGGCTCTGACCTATGGACTCATTTGCTTCCAGAAGGGCAATACCCGCCAGTCTCAGCTGATGATGCGGGCCCGTGTCCTGGCTCAGGGCTTCACCATTGCTGCCATCATGGTGGGGGTGGTGGCCACAGCAATGAAAGCTCAGAAGTAA
- the NOP16 gene encoding nucleolar protein 16 — protein sequence MPKAKGKNRRQKFGYSVNRKRLNRQSRKRAAPRIECSHIRHAWDRTKSVSRNLAEMGLAADPNKAIPIRKRQLQVMEMEVDGQDKGKRVVQKPYVLDELEYEASLPEKKSETLSRDLIDYVQYMIRNHGENYKDMARDEKNYYQDTPKQIKRKISVYKRFYPEEFQAFTASLQQVKMDQQ from the exons ATGCCGAAAGCCAAAGGGAAAAACCGGCGCCAAAAGTTCGGCTACAGCGTCAACCGCAAACGGCTGAACCGGCAGAGCCGCAAGCGGGCGGCGCCCCGTATCGAATG CTCCCACATCAGACATGCGTGGGACAGAACCAAATCCGTGTCTCGGAACCTGGCTGAAATGGGGCTGGCTGCAGACCCCAACAAGGCGATTCCCATTCGGAAAAGGCAGCTACAG GTGATGGAAATGGAGGTTGATGGCCAAGACAAAGGGAAGAGAGTTGTGCAGAAGCCTTACGTCCTGGACG AGCTGGAGTATGAGGCCAGCCTCCCGGAGAAGAAGTCAGAGACGCTCTCCAGAGACCTTATCGACTATGTGCAGTACATGATACGGAACCATGGCGAGAACTACAAG gacatGGCTCGTGATGAGAAGAACTACTACCAGGACACGCCCAAGCAGATCAAGAGGAAGATCAGTGTGTACAAGCGTTTCTACCCTGAAGAGTTCCAGGCTTTCACTGCATCCCTGCAGCAGGTCAAGATGGACCAACAGtaa
- the ARL10 gene encoding ADP-ribosylation factor-like protein 10 isoform X3, translated as MCAPYQLFLSFFCPEMMRGGGHVPPSILYCTPQPRQAGWPAKLDFSMRQILVLGLEGAGKSSVLHYISSEAAKVRIAPTQGFNSVQVYAGGFQIDLLELGGSQNLRFYWNQYLSQAHVLVFVVDSSDRPCLPTARQELHWLLAEDPRLPLVVLANKQDKGDALSMTELHRELALHTLNGQREFFLLPTSATHAALATATSIRHVKSLLVELLSQL; from the exons ATGTGTGCCCCCTACCAGTTATTTCTGTCATTTTTCTGTCCAGAGAtgatgcggggggggggtcatgtgccccccagTATTTTGTATTGtaccccccaacccagacaggctgggtggccagCTAAG CTGGATTTCTCCATGCGGCAGATCCTGGTGCTGGGCCTGGAGGGAGCTGGGAAGAGCAGCGTTCTCCACTACATCTCCAGTGAGGCAGCCAAGGTCCGCATAGCACCCACCCAGGGCTTCAACTCAGTCCAAGTGTACGCAGGAGGCTTCCAGATTGACCTGCTGGAGC TCGGCGGCAGCCAGAACTTGCGATTTTACTGGAACCAGTACCTGAGTCAGGCCCACGTGCTGGTGTTTGTAGTGGACTCTTCAGACAGgccctgcctccccacagctcgACAGGAGCTGCATTGGCTGCTGGCTGAGGATCCTCGGTTGCCCTTGGTCGTCCTGGCCAATAAACAG GACAAGGGTGATGCCCTGAGCATGACTGAGCTGCACCGGGAGCTGGCCCTGCACACGCTGAACGGACAGAGGGAATTCTTCCTGCTGCCCACGAGCGCCACTCAcgctgcactggccactgccacCAGCATCCGGCATGTGAAGAGTCTGCTGGTGGAACTGCTCTCCCAGCTCTGA
- the ARL10 gene encoding ADP-ribosylation factor-like protein 10 isoform X2 yields MAPPGAFGHLSLALGAAVAALGSLLFIAWRTYFPGGGRWGARWEPPPAAGQLDFSMRQILVLGLEGAGKSSVLHYISSEAAKVRIAPTQGFNSVQVYAGGFQIDLLELGGSQNLRFYWNQYLSQAHVLVFVVDSSDRPCLPTARQELHWLLAEDPRLPLVVLANKQDKGDALSMTELHRELALHTLNGQREFFLLPTSATHAALATATSIRHVKSLLVELLSQL; encoded by the exons ATGGCTCCTCCCGGCGCCTTCGGACACCTGAGCCTGGCGCTGGGCGCCGCCGTGGCCGCCCTCGGCTCGCTCCTCTTCATCGCCTGGAGAACGTACTTCCCCGGCGGCGGCCGCTGGGGGGCGCGCTGGGAGCCGCCGCCGGCCGCGGGGCAG CTGGATTTCTCCATGCGGCAGATCCTGGTGCTGGGCCTGGAGGGAGCTGGGAAGAGCAGCGTTCTCCACTACATCTCCAGTGAGGCAGCCAAGGTCCGCATAGCACCCACCCAGGGCTTCAACTCAGTCCAAGTGTACGCAGGAGGCTTCCAGATTGACCTGCTGGAGC TCGGCGGCAGCCAGAACTTGCGATTTTACTGGAACCAGTACCTGAGTCAGGCCCACGTGCTGGTGTTTGTAGTGGACTCTTCAGACAGgccctgcctccccacagctcgACAGGAGCTGCATTGGCTGCTGGCTGAGGATCCTCGGTTGCCCTTGGTCGTCCTGGCCAATAAACAG GACAAGGGTGATGCCCTGAGCATGACTGAGCTGCACCGGGAGCTGGCCCTGCACACGCTGAACGGACAGAGGGAATTCTTCCTGCTGCCCACGAGCGCCACTCAcgctgcactggccactgccacCAGCATCCGGCATGTGAAGAGTCTGCTGGTGGAACTGCTCTCCCAGCTCTGA
- the ARL10 gene encoding ADP-ribosylation factor-like protein 10 isoform X1: MLNCGSCRGHGAPCGHLLCLCLAQAAPPSFGTWENCLPFPGSLLLPFHCSNSSPSLSWQLDFSMRQILVLGLEGAGKSSVLHYISSEAAKVRIAPTQGFNSVQVYAGGFQIDLLELGGSQNLRFYWNQYLSQAHVLVFVVDSSDRPCLPTARQELHWLLAEDPRLPLVVLANKQDKGDALSMTELHRELALHTLNGQREFFLLPTSATHAALATATSIRHVKSLLVELLSQL, translated from the exons ATGTTGAATTGTGGTTCTTGCAGGGGACATGGGGCACCATGTGGCCACTTGCTTTGCTTGTGCTTGGCCCAGGCAGCACCTCCTTCCTTCGGTACCTGGGAGAACTGCCTTCCCTTTCCAGGGTCCCTGCTTCTGCCATTCCACTGCTCTAATTCTAGTCCCTCACTCTCCTGGCAGCTGGATTTCTCCATGCGGCAGATCCTGGTGCTGGGCCTGGAGGGAGCTGGGAAGAGCAGCGTTCTCCACTACATCTCCAGTGAGGCAGCCAAGGTCCGCATAGCACCCACCCAGGGCTTCAACTCAGTCCAAGTGTACGCAGGAGGCTTCCAGATTGACCTGCTGGAGC TCGGCGGCAGCCAGAACTTGCGATTTTACTGGAACCAGTACCTGAGTCAGGCCCACGTGCTGGTGTTTGTAGTGGACTCTTCAGACAGgccctgcctccccacagctcgACAGGAGCTGCATTGGCTGCTGGCTGAGGATCCTCGGTTGCCCTTGGTCGTCCTGGCCAATAAACAG GACAAGGGTGATGCCCTGAGCATGACTGAGCTGCACCGGGAGCTGGCCCTGCACACGCTGAACGGACAGAGGGAATTCTTCCTGCTGCCCACGAGCGCCACTCAcgctgcactggccactgccacCAGCATCCGGCATGTGAAGAGTCTGCTGGTGGAACTGCTCTCCCAGCTCTGA
- the KIAA1191 gene encoding putative monooxygenase p33MONOX isoform X4 — protein MGPGRGRRAPRPPARPLKGPRRSAPVARGEAGGGGERAGSSSCSEARRGGRRPRVGLAHAGDARWALRCRGGQGRLRAARSLGCPRGLVTATLKCALALSGGSPPRVPAAAAGLRAGRCCSGRASQLPRRRSRRVGAHGEEYRRGAGGKWSQARALRFKTAGAPAAGTAAFALLPAPPASQPLADRLGQDLPLRGTGAACFPHVLWQLLRQHLLATGGARRGRRWSPDNGNQFWISILRNIWITVMASRQPDIPETCSSKIMKLVLRMNFFSNHIKISPR, from the exons ATGGGGCCCGGGCGGGGCAGGCGAGCCCCCCGGCCGCCTGCCAGGCCTTTAAAGGGGCCGCGCCGCTCTGCCCCCGTCGCGCGTGGGgaggcgggcggcggcggcgagcGAGCTGGTTCCTCTTCCTGTTCGGAGGCCAGGCGGGGCGGCCGCCGGCCGCGAGTGGGGCTGGCCCACGCGGGAGATGCTCGCTGGGCTTTGAGGTGCCGCGGCGGCCAAGGGCGGCTCAGAGCCGCCAGGAGCCTCGGCTGCCCGCGTGGGCTAGTCACGGCTACTCTCAAATGTGCCCTGGCGCTCAGCGGGGGCTCTCCCCCACGCGTGCCGGCGGCGGCTGCGGGGCTGCGGGCGGGGCGCTGCTGCTCGGGTCGTGCTTCTCAGCTCCCCCGGCGCCGCTCACGCCGCGTCGGGGCCCACGGAGAGGAGTATCGCCGCGGGGCGGGCGGCAAGTGGAGCCAGGCCCGGGCCCTTCGTTTTAAAACAGCAGGAGCCCCAGCAGCCGGGACAGCGGCGTTTGCTCTGCTCCCAGCGCCGCCGGCGAGCCAGCCACTAGCGGACCGGCTCGGGCAGGATCTGCCCTTACGCGGGACGGGAGCCGCCTGCTTCCCGCACGTGTTGTGGCAGCTTCTTCGGCAGCATTTGCTGGCCACGGGcggagccaggagggggaggagatggagccCAG ATAACGGGAATCAGTTCTGGATTTCCATATTGAGAAACATCTGGATTACAGTCATGGCTTCAAGACAACCAGATATTCCTG AAACCTGTTCTTCCAAAATAATGAAACTTGTACTAAGGATGAACTTCTTTAGCAACCACATCAAAATATCTCCAAGGTAA
- the KIAA1191 gene encoding putative monooxygenase p33MONOX isoform X1, with translation MASRQPDIPAIEHGSGGLLGKMSLPIGMHRRAFSYDDALEDTAPMTPPPSDMCSNVLWKQPVIPERKYQELSKVEEGETSMYPPVITPSSSTESVNKVPVVKAKATHIIMNSLITKQTQESIQRFEQQAGLRDAGYTPHKGLTAEETKYHRVAEALHKLKMQSGEMAKEDQQTSSTQSTPSSTPHSSPKQKHRGWFSQGSSSSIIGSDLVPMDSDGGDRDRISSEKWSLFGPRAVQKSTNDPAAFTIQSYKGAQKPSPMELIRAQATRMAEDPATFKPPKMDIPVMEGKKQSARSHNLKPRDMNVLTPTGF, from the exons ATGGCTTCAAGACAACCAGATATTCCTG CTATTGAGCATGGCTCTGGAGGGCTTCTAGGAAAGATGTCCCTGCCTATTGGAATGCATCGTCGGGCATTCAGTTATGATGATGCCCTGGAGGATACAGCACCGATGACTCCTCCCCCTTCAGATATGTGCTCCAATGTCCTGTGGAAACAGCCAGTCATCCCAGAGCGCAAGTATCAGGAGCTTTCAAAG GTTGAGGAAGGGGAGACTAGCATGTATCCACCTGTCATAACCCCCTCATCTTCCACTGAAAGTGTGAACAAGGTCCCAGTGGTGAAGGCCAAGGCCACTCATATCATCATGAATTCTCTCATTACAA AGCAGACTCAGGAGAGCATTCAGCGCTTTGAACAGCAGGCAGGGCTAAGAGATGCTGGATACACTCCCCACAAGGGCCTCACAGCTGAGGAGACAAAGTACCACCGTGTGGCTGAGGCACTCCAT AAGTTAAAGATGCAAAGTGGAGAGATGGCCAAAGAAGACCAACAGACATCTTCCACTCAATCCACTCCAAGCAgcaccccccactcttctcccaaaCAGAAACACAG GGGTTGGTTTAGTCAGGGATCCTCCAGTTCTATCATTGGCTCAGACTTGGTCCCCATGGATTCCGATGGTGGGGACAGAGACAGAATATCCTCTGAAAAATGGAGCCTTTTTGGACCCAGAGCTGTCCAGAAATCCACTAATGACCCAG CAGCCTTTACCATCCAGTCCTATAAGGGTGCCCAGAAGCCATCCCCAATGGAGCTGATCCGTGCCCAGGCCACCAGGATGGCAGAGGACCCAGCTACCTTCAAACCACCCAAGATGGACATTCCTGTTATGGAGGGAAAGAAACAGTCGGCACGGTCCCATAACCTCAAACCCCGGGATATGAATGTGCTCACTCCCACGGGATTCTAG
- the KIAA1191 gene encoding putative monooxygenase p33MONOX isoform X2: protein MASRQPDIPAIEHGSGGLLGKMSLPIGMHRRAFSYDDALEDTAPMTPPPSDMCSNVLWKQPVIPERKYQELSKVEEGETSMYPPVITPSSSTESVNKVPVVKAKATHIIMNSLITKQTQESIQRFEQQAGLRDAGYTPHKGLTAEETKYHRVAEALHKLKMQSGEMAKEDQQTSSTQSTPSSTPHSSPKQKHRGWFSQGSSSSIIGSDLVPMDSDGGDRDRISSEKWSLFGPRAVQKSTNDPAFTIQSYKGAQKPSPMELIRAQATRMAEDPATFKPPKMDIPVMEGKKQSARSHNLKPRDMNVLTPTGF from the exons ATGGCTTCAAGACAACCAGATATTCCTG CTATTGAGCATGGCTCTGGAGGGCTTCTAGGAAAGATGTCCCTGCCTATTGGAATGCATCGTCGGGCATTCAGTTATGATGATGCCCTGGAGGATACAGCACCGATGACTCCTCCCCCTTCAGATATGTGCTCCAATGTCCTGTGGAAACAGCCAGTCATCCCAGAGCGCAAGTATCAGGAGCTTTCAAAG GTTGAGGAAGGGGAGACTAGCATGTATCCACCTGTCATAACCCCCTCATCTTCCACTGAAAGTGTGAACAAGGTCCCAGTGGTGAAGGCCAAGGCCACTCATATCATCATGAATTCTCTCATTACAA AGCAGACTCAGGAGAGCATTCAGCGCTTTGAACAGCAGGCAGGGCTAAGAGATGCTGGATACACTCCCCACAAGGGCCTCACAGCTGAGGAGACAAAGTACCACCGTGTGGCTGAGGCACTCCAT AAGTTAAAGATGCAAAGTGGAGAGATGGCCAAAGAAGACCAACAGACATCTTCCACTCAATCCACTCCAAGCAgcaccccccactcttctcccaaaCAGAAACACAG GGGTTGGTTTAGTCAGGGATCCTCCAGTTCTATCATTGGCTCAGACTTGGTCCCCATGGATTCCGATGGTGGGGACAGAGACAGAATATCCTCTGAAAAATGGAGCCTTTTTGGACCCAGAGCTGTCCAGAAATCCACTAATGACCCAG CCTTTACCATCCAGTCCTATAAGGGTGCCCAGAAGCCATCCCCAATGGAGCTGATCCGTGCCCAGGCCACCAGGATGGCAGAGGACCCAGCTACCTTCAAACCACCCAAGATGGACATTCCTGTTATGGAGGGAAAGAAACAGTCGGCACGGTCCCATAACCTCAAACCCCGGGATATGAATGTGCTCACTCCCACGGGATTCTAG
- the KIAA1191 gene encoding putative monooxygenase p33MONOX isoform X3, producing MSLPIGMHRRAFSYDDALEDTAPMTPPPSDMCSNVLWKQPVIPERKYQELSKVEEGETSMYPPVITPSSSTESVNKVPVVKAKATHIIMNSLITKQTQESIQRFEQQAGLRDAGYTPHKGLTAEETKYHRVAEALHKLKMQSGEMAKEDQQTSSTQSTPSSTPHSSPKQKHRGWFSQGSSSSIIGSDLVPMDSDGGDRDRISSEKWSLFGPRAVQKSTNDPAAFTIQSYKGAQKPSPMELIRAQATRMAEDPATFKPPKMDIPVMEGKKQSARSHNLKPRDMNVLTPTGF from the exons ATGTCCCTGCCTATTGGAATGCATCGTCGGGCATTCAGTTATGATGATGCCCTGGAGGATACAGCACCGATGACTCCTCCCCCTTCAGATATGTGCTCCAATGTCCTGTGGAAACAGCCAGTCATCCCAGAGCGCAAGTATCAGGAGCTTTCAAAG GTTGAGGAAGGGGAGACTAGCATGTATCCACCTGTCATAACCCCCTCATCTTCCACTGAAAGTGTGAACAAGGTCCCAGTGGTGAAGGCCAAGGCCACTCATATCATCATGAATTCTCTCATTACAA AGCAGACTCAGGAGAGCATTCAGCGCTTTGAACAGCAGGCAGGGCTAAGAGATGCTGGATACACTCCCCACAAGGGCCTCACAGCTGAGGAGACAAAGTACCACCGTGTGGCTGAGGCACTCCAT AAGTTAAAGATGCAAAGTGGAGAGATGGCCAAAGAAGACCAACAGACATCTTCCACTCAATCCACTCCAAGCAgcaccccccactcttctcccaaaCAGAAACACAG GGGTTGGTTTAGTCAGGGATCCTCCAGTTCTATCATTGGCTCAGACTTGGTCCCCATGGATTCCGATGGTGGGGACAGAGACAGAATATCCTCTGAAAAATGGAGCCTTTTTGGACCCAGAGCTGTCCAGAAATCCACTAATGACCCAG CAGCCTTTACCATCCAGTCCTATAAGGGTGCCCAGAAGCCATCCCCAATGGAGCTGATCCGTGCCCAGGCCACCAGGATGGCAGAGGACCCAGCTACCTTCAAACCACCCAAGATGGACATTCCTGTTATGGAGGGAAAGAAACAGTCGGCACGGTCCCATAACCTCAAACCCCGGGATATGAATGTGCTCACTCCCACGGGATTCTAG
- the KIAA1191 gene encoding putative monooxygenase p33MONOX isoform X5, with protein sequence MYPPVITPSSSTESVNKVPVVKAKATHIIMNSLITKQTQESIQRFEQQAGLRDAGYTPHKGLTAEETKYHRVAEALHKLKMQSGEMAKEDQQTSSTQSTPSSTPHSSPKQKHRGWFSQGSSSSIIGSDLVPMDSDGGDRDRISSEKWSLFGPRAVQKSTNDPAAFTIQSYKGAQKPSPMELIRAQATRMAEDPATFKPPKMDIPVMEGKKQSARSHNLKPRDMNVLTPTGF encoded by the exons ATGTATCCACCTGTCATAACCCCCTCATCTTCCACTGAAAGTGTGAACAAGGTCCCAGTGGTGAAGGCCAAGGCCACTCATATCATCATGAATTCTCTCATTACAA AGCAGACTCAGGAGAGCATTCAGCGCTTTGAACAGCAGGCAGGGCTAAGAGATGCTGGATACACTCCCCACAAGGGCCTCACAGCTGAGGAGACAAAGTACCACCGTGTGGCTGAGGCACTCCAT AAGTTAAAGATGCAAAGTGGAGAGATGGCCAAAGAAGACCAACAGACATCTTCCACTCAATCCACTCCAAGCAgcaccccccactcttctcccaaaCAGAAACACAG GGGTTGGTTTAGTCAGGGATCCTCCAGTTCTATCATTGGCTCAGACTTGGTCCCCATGGATTCCGATGGTGGGGACAGAGACAGAATATCCTCTGAAAAATGGAGCCTTTTTGGACCCAGAGCTGTCCAGAAATCCACTAATGACCCAG CAGCCTTTACCATCCAGTCCTATAAGGGTGCCCAGAAGCCATCCCCAATGGAGCTGATCCGTGCCCAGGCCACCAGGATGGCAGAGGACCCAGCTACCTTCAAACCACCCAAGATGGACATTCCTGTTATGGAGGGAAAGAAACAGTCGGCACGGTCCCATAACCTCAAACCCCGGGATATGAATGTGCTCACTCCCACGGGATTCTAG